A single Cucumis melo cultivar AY chromosome 4, USDA_Cmelo_AY_1.0, whole genome shotgun sequence DNA region contains:
- the LOC103503751 gene encoding trans-Golgi network-localized SYP41-interacting protein 1 isoform X1, which translates to MDKNKNRSDLLAAGRKKLQQFRKKKDSKGSGSQGSSSRNTSKLEQQDADVDIVTGAAKSTSGRFSSDGVLASSVDGNPHIVDSSASSSTEHSLAAETDDHSTVSVKQEMDLAETSAIDQGETSMQEVGYREEFEHPIQNAEAIGFVSSGPSLPTDIEENDNPTSNLSFPESSSQISSASVEQQGRIVEVWGGCREEELLVSPSTSLLQAREDVGMGDALMQSGQVHETELAGDKLLDTGGTSESAAETTFKETRCDKEEDIAAEVASVSVAVTESNSYSISSPGENLGMDNSSSSSRDDWKDERQVHAEDTIHSSRSQVESIPEDDFADQSEGHGKASQTSVKVSDVRDANTISLNEHMTATSDAQSGTFSSFGQDCNFFDLLERMKEELIVSSFSKEIFNMQITEQNELQMELDNHRSKSTKDVALLNTSLNEVVERNQSLVDELSHCRSELEDVSIAKEKFRDQLLTAEAEIEKLSSKTSETENSLEKLHGDMFRLAKELDDCKHLVTVLEGEKERLNGIITFENENKRKLAEEKELYSDENEKILSELSSLKSLNVALEAENSKLMGSLSSVAEEKTKLEEEREQLFQVNGTLSAELANCKDLVATQQEENMNLTKNLALVTEDRTKVDEDKNRLFHENETMASELLVLEERLSTEHEKRVKFEGDLKDALAQLDQLIEENVFLSNGLNIHKFKLEELCGEIISLQTRSTEDEDQAENADCDRYHGNNFQENVSSQISFKKCLPDTSSVLAGGKPFMVSEQEIFDDSLGFVTLGQHLEEAALMLQRLEKEITGLQSNSASSRSGSKAAAPAVSKLIQAFESHVNVEEHEVEAEIQPPYDPYKLSIELVENLRVLLRQVVVDSKNASVLLKGERDHQNVAISTSNEFKEKFEALENDSNNLVMANIEHRVLFECLKHHVNDAGDKIYELEILNKSLKQQATHQKNFNRELAERLRGYESTLTELEYQLCDLPQSSNEMVSLVCNQLDNLQEGAIERAMTLEKDWHSFLLELAETIVKLDESLGKSDTSAIKFCTSDRLLSCISASVVDAVKTIDDLRERLQTTASNSEACRMLYEEITEKYDSLFRRNEFTVDMLHKLYGELHKLHIASCGSVSGSDMNMQIKMDDPLDYSNFVALIKSLEDCITEKLQLQSVNDKLRLDLEHTSVEFVEFRERCLDSIGIEKLIKDVQSVLSLEDTEKFHAEIPAIHLESMVSLLLQKYRESELQLSLSREESESIMMKLTGQQESVNDLSTLILDHECEIVLLKESLSQAQEAVMASRSELKDKVNELEQAEQRVSAIREKLSIAVAKGKSLIVQRDNLKQLLAQTSSELERCLQELQMKDTRLNETETKLKTYSEAGERVEALESELSYIRNSATALRESFLLKDSVLQRIEEILDELDLPENFHSRDIIDKIDWLAKSSTGENLVHTDWDQRSSVAGGSGSDANFVITDAWKDEVQLDANVGDDLRRKYEELQTKFYGLAEQNEMLEQSLMERNVIVQRWEELLEKIDIPSHLRSMEPEDKIEWLHRSLSEACHDRDSLLQRVNYLENYCESLTADLDDSQKKISHIEAELQSVLLEREKLSEKLEIIYHHNDHLLFGTFEKEIENTVLLNELSNMQDNLISTEHNIVKLEALVSNALREEDMNDLVPGSCRIGFLELMVMKLIQNYSASSSGNAVPGSAMNGADTEEMLARSTDEQVAWQNDINVLKKDLEDAMHQLMAVTKERDQYMEMHESLIVKVESLDKKKDELEELLNLEEQKSTSVREKLNVAVRKGKSLVQQRDTLKQTIEEMTTELERLRSEMKSQENTLASYEQKFRDFSVYPGQVEALESENLSLKNRLTETESNLQEKEYKLSSIINTLDHIKVNVDVHETDPIEKLKHVGKLCSDLREAMFFSEQESVKSRRAAELLLAELNEVQERNDAFQEELAKASDEIAEMTRERDSAETSKLEALSELEKLSTLQLRERKNQFSQFMGLKSGLDRLKEALHEINSLLVDAFSRDLDAFYNLEAAIESCTKANDPIGVNCSPSTVSGAFKKDKGSFFALDSWLNSYTNAAEDENVATEIHSLIVHQLEESMKEIGDLKEMIDGHSVSFHKQSDSLSKVLGELYQEVNSQKELVEALESKVQQCESVAKDKEKEGDILCRSVAVLLEACTSTIKEVEERKGELMGNDLTSENLGVNIISTAPGQLSRSGRIHLLSEEYVQTIADRLLLTVRKFIGLKAEMFDGSVKEMKIAMSNLQKELQEKDIQKERICMDLVGQIKEAEGITTRYSLDLQASKDKVRELEKVMEQMDNERKVLEQRLRELQDGLSISDELRERVRSLTDLLAAKDQEIEALMHALDEEEVQMEGLTNKIEELEKVLKEKNHELESVETSRGKLTKKLSITVTKFDELHHLSESLLTEVEKLQAQLQDRDAEISFLRQEVTRCTNDALVATQTSNRSTEDINEVITWFDMVGARAGLSRIGHRDQENEVHERKELLKKKITSILKEIEDLQAASQRKDELLLVEKNKVEELKRKKLQLNSLEDVGDDNKASSVAPEIFESEPLINTWAASSTSVTPQVRSLRKGNTDQVAIAIDVDPASSSNRLEDEDDDKVHGFKSLASSRLVPKFSRRATDMIDGLWVSCDRALMRQPVLRLGIIFYWAILHALVATFVV; encoded by the exons ATGGACAAGAACAAGAACCGTTCCGATCTGCTCGCCGCAGGCAGGAAGAAG CTCCAGCAATTCCGTAAGAAGAAGGATAGTAAAGGCAGTGGTAGCCAAGGAAGTTCATCAAGAAATACTAGTAAATTGGAACAGCAAGATGCAGATGTAGACATTGTCACTGGTGCTGCTAAATCCACATCTGGGAGGTTTTCCAGTGACGGAGTACTTGCATCCAGTGTTGATGGCAATCCACATATTGTAGATTCTTCGGCATCATCTTCTACAGAACATTCCTTGGCAGCAGAGACTGATGATCATTCCACAGTTTCTGTTAAGCAAGAGATGGATTTAGCGGAAACTTCAGCCATTGACCAGGGAGAGACTTCGATGCAGGAAGTGGGGTATAGGGAGGAATTTGAACACCCAATCCAAAATGCTGAGGCCATTGGATTTGTATCATCTGGACCTTCCCTTCCTACTGATATTGAAGAGAACGACAACCCTACTTCTAATTTGTCTTTCCCCGAATCATCTTCCCAAATTTCTTCTGCTTCTGTGGAGCAGCAAGGAAGAATAGTTGAAGTATGGGGTGGATGTAGGGAAGAAGAGCTGTTGGTTTCACCGTCTACGTCTTTGTTGCAAGCAAGGGAAGATGTAG GCATGGGAGATGCACTGATGCAATCTGGTCAAGTCCATGAAACAGAGCTTGCAGGAGACAAGCTGCTAGACACTGGTGGCACAAGTGAGTCTGCAGCAGAgactacttttaaagaaacacGCTGTGATAAAGAAGAGGATATTGCAGCAGAAGTGGCATCTGTATCTGTTGCTGTAACCGAATCAAACAGTTATTCAATTTCTAGTCCGGGAGAGAATTTAGGCATGGATAATAGTTCAAGTAGTAGTAGAGATGACTGGAAAGATGAAAGACAAGTTCATGCAGAAGATACAATACATTCAAGCAGGTCTCAAGTAGAATCTATACCAGAAGATGATTTTGCAGATCAGTCTGAGGGCCATGGAAAGGCTTCACAAACAAGCGTGAAAGTTTCTGATGTGAGAGATGCCAATACTATCTCCCTTAATGAACATATGACTGCAACTTCAGATGCACAGTCAGGGACTTTTTCTTCATTTGGACAAGattgtaatttttttgatttactggaaagaatgaaagaagagtTGATAGTATCAAGTTTCTCCAAAGAAATCTTTAACATGCAAATTACTGAACAGAATGAACTACAAATGGAGCTTGATAACCATCGTTCTAAATCAACCAAAGATGTGGCTCTGCTCAATACCTCCCTCAATGAAGTTGTTGAGAGAAATCAGAGCCTCGTCGATGAACTTTCACATTGCAGATCTGAACTTGAAGATGTTTCAATTGCGAAGGAGAAGTTCAGAGATCAGCTGCTAACTGCAGAGGCAGAGATAGAAAAGCTTTCTTCTAAAACAAGTGAGACAGAGAATAGCTTGGAAAAGTTACATGGAGATATGTTCAGATTGGCAAAAGAGTTGGATGACTGCAAGCATTTGGTGACAGTGTTAGAAGGGGAGAAGGAAAGATTAAATGGTATTATCAcctttgaaaatgaaaataaaagaaaattagccgAGGAAAAGGAGTTGTATAGCGATGAGAATGAAAAGATTTTATCAGAGTTAAGTAGCTTAAAGAGTTTGAATGTGGCTCTTGAGGCTGAAAATTCTAAATTAATGGGGAGTTTGTCATCAGTAGCAGAGGAAAAAACAAAGcttgaagaagaaagagagcaGTTGTTTCAGGTGAATGGGACTCTGTCAGCTGAACTTGCCAATTGTAAAGACTTGGTTGCTACTCAACAAGAGGAAAATATGAACTTAACCAAGAACCTTGCACTGGTAACAGAAGATAGGACGAAGGTAGATGAAGATAAGAATCGTTTGTTTCATGAAAATGAGACAATGGCGTCTGAGCTGCTTGTTCTTGAAGAGAGACTGTCAACCGAACATGAGAAACGTGTGAAATTTGAGGGTGACCTTAAAGATGCTTTGGCACAGCTTGACCAACTCATTGAAGAAAATGTATTTCTCAGCAACGGTcttaatatacataaatttaaacttGAAGAACTTTGTGGTGAAATAATTTCTCTTCAAACGAGATCTACAGAAGATGAGGATCAGGCTGAAAATGCAGACTGTGATCGGTATCATGGAAATAATTTCCAAGAAAATGTTTCTTCCCAGATCAGTTTCAAGAAATGTTTACCTGATACTTCTTCTGTTCTTGCTGGTGGGAAACCCTTCATGGTAAGTGAACAggaaatctttgatgattctcTTGGGTTTGTAACCTTGGGTCAACACTTGGAGGAAGCAGCTCTCATGTTACAGAGACTTGAGAAGGAAATCACAGGGTTGCAGTCCAATTCTGCCTCTAGCAGGTCAGGTAGTAAAGCGGCTGCCCCTGCTGTTTCTAAACTAATTCAAGCCTTTGAGTCACATGTAAATGTTGAAGAACATGAGGTGGAGGCTGAAATCCAGCCGCCTTATGATCCATATAAGTTATCAATTGAACTTGTGGAAAATTTGAGAGTGTTGCTTCGTCAAGTGGTTGTGGACAGCAAGAATGCCAGTGTGTTGCTCAAGGGAGAGCGCGATCATCAGAATGTTGCTATATCAACatcgaatgaattcaaggaaaAATTTGAAGCTTTGGAGAACGACAGCAACAATTTGGTGATGGCCAACATTGAGCACAGGGTTTTATTTGAATGCCTCAAACATCATGTGAACGATGCTGGTGATAAGATCTATGAACTTGAGATTCTTAACAAGTCTTTAAAGCAACAAGCCACGCACCAAAAGAATTTTAATAGGGAGCTTGCTGAAAGGTTACGTGGATATGAATCAACACTTACTGAGTTAGAGTATCAGTTATGCGATCTTCCTCAAAGCTCAAATGAGATGGTTTCTTTGGTATGTAATCAGTTAGACAATTTGCAGGAGGGAGCAATTGAAAGGGCGATGACACTTGAGAAGGACTGGCACTCTTTTTTATTGGAGCTTGCTGAAACAATTGTTAAGCTTGATGAATCATTAGGGAAATCTGATACTTCAGCCATCAAATTTTGCACTAGTGACCGATTGCTTAGCTGCATTTCAGCCTCTGTTGTAGATGCAGTCAAAACGATTGATGATCTGAGAGAGAGACTTCAAACTACTGCTTCCAATAGCGAAGCATGTAGGATGTTATATGAAGAAATAACTGAAAAATATGATAGTTTGTTTAGAAGGAATGAATTCACCGTTGATATGCTTCATAAGTTATATGGTGAATTGCATAAACTTCATATTGCTTCTTGTGGATCTGTCAGTGGAAGTGACATGAACATGCAAATCAAGATGGATGATCCCTTAGATTACAGCAACTTTGTGGCCTTAATCAAGTCGCTGGAGGATTGTATTACTGAGAAACTGCAACTTCAGTCTGTAAACGATAAACTTCGCTTAGACTTGGAACATACGAGTGTAGAATTTGTTGAGTTCAGGGAGAGATGCCTTGATTCCATTGGCATTGAAAAATTGATTAAAGATGTTCAAAGTGTGTTATCACTAGAAGACACTGAGAAGTTTCATGCTGAAATACCCGCTATTCATTTGGAGTCTATGGTATCATTGCTTTTACAAAAATACAGGGAGTCTGAGTTGCAATTAAGCTTATCTAGAGAAGAGTCTGAATCCATAATGATGAAATTGACCGGACAGCAGGAAAGTGTGAATGACTTGAGCACCTTGATTCTTGATCATGAATGTGAAATTGTTCTTCTAAAAGAAAGCTTGAGCCAGGCACAGGAAGCTGTAATGGCTTCTCGATCTGAACTAAAGGATAAAGTTAACGAACTGGAACAAGCAGAGCAGCGAGTGTCTGCAATCAGAGAGAAGCTAAGCATAGCTGTTGCCAAGGGAAAAAGTTTGATTGTACAACGGGATAATTTGAAGCAGTTACTGGCACAGACTTCTAGTGAACTGGAGAGGTGCTTGCAGGAGTTACAGATGAAAGACACCAGGCTTAACGAGACTGAAACGAAACTTAAAACCTATTCAGAAGCAGGAGAGCGTGTTGAAGCACTGGAATCCGAGCTTTCGTACATTCGGAATTCTGCCACTGCACTAAGAGAATCATTCCTTCTTAAAGATTCAGTTCTTCAGAGGATAGAGGAGATCCTTGATGAACTAGATTTGCCAGAGAATTTTCATTCAAGAGACATAATTGATAAGATTGATTGGTTAGCAAAGTCAAGTACGGGTGAGAATTTAGTCCATACGGACTGGGATCAAAGGAGTTCAGTTGCAGGAGGCTCAGGCTCTGATGCTAATTTTGTCATTACAGATGCCTGGAAAGATGAAGTGCAGCTGGATGCAAATGTTGGGGATGATTTGAGAAGAAAATATGAGGAGCTCCAAACAAAGTTTTACGGGCTTGCTGAACAAAATGAAATGCTTGAACAGTCATTAATGGAAAGGAATGTTATAGTGCAAAGATGGGAAGAGCTTCTAGAAAAGATCGACATTCCTTCACACTTGCGGTCCATGGAGCCAGAAGATAAAATTGAATGGTTGCACAGATCCCTTTCGGAGGCTTGCCATGATAGGGATTCTCTCCTTCAGAGGGTCAATTACTTAGAGAACTATTGTGAGTCATTAACTGCAGATCTGGATGATTCACAGAAGAAAATTTCTCACATTGAGGCAGAGCTCCAGTCAGTCTTGCTTGAGAGAGAGAAGCTTTCTGAAAAGTTGGAAATAATCTATCATCATAATGACCATCTATTATTTGGAACTTTTGAGAAAGAAATTGAGAACACAGTGCTATTAAATGAATTAAGCAATATGCAGGATAATTTAATTTCTACTGAGCATAACATAGTGAAATTGGAGGCTTTGGTAAGTAATGCATTGCGAGAGGAAGACATGAATGATTTGGTTCCTGGTAGCTGCAGAATTGGATTTCTTGAATTGATGGTGATGAAGCTAATTCAAAATTATTCAGCATCTTCTTCGGGGAACGCTGTGCCTGGGAGTGCCATGAATGGAGCTGATACTGAAGAAATGCTCGCCAGAAGCACAGATGAGCAAGTTGCTTGGCAAAATGATATAAATGTTCTCAAGAAAGATCTAGAGGACGCAATGCATCAATTGATGGCTGTGACAAAGGAGAGAGATCAATATATGGAGATGCATGAATCTTTAATTGTCAAGGTTGAAAGTTTAGATAAAAAGAAGGATGAGTTGGAGGAACTGCTTAATCTAGAGGAGCAGAAGTCAACGTCTGTAAGAGAGAAACTAAATGTTGCTGTCCGGAAGGGAAAGTCTTTGGTTCAACAACGAGACACTCTGAAACAAACCATTGAAGAGATGACCACTGAGTTGGAACGACTGAGATCTGAGATGAAGTCTCAGGAAAATACTCTCGCCAGTTATGAGCAGAAGTTTAGGGATTTCTCTGTTTACCCAGGACAGGTGGAGGCCCTGGAATCCGAGAATCTGTCTTTGAAGAACCGGTTGACTGAAACAGAAAGCAATTTGCAGGAAAAAGAATATAAATTGAGCTCAATTATCAACACTTTAGATCACATTAAAGTGAATGTTGATGTTCACGAAACTGATCCTATTGAGAAACTGAAACATGTTGGAAAACTGTGCTCTGATCTGCGTGAAGCCATGTTTTTCTCTGAACAAGAGTCTGTGAAGTCCAGAAGAGCAGCAGAGTTGCTTCTGGCAGAATTGAATGAAGTTCAGGAAAGAAATGATGCTTTCCAAGAAGAGCTAGCTAAAGCTTCCGACGAGATTGCTGAAATGACCAGGGAAAGGGACTCAGCAGAGACTTCCAAGCTTGAAGCTCTTTCAGAACTCGAAAAGTTATCTACTCTCCAATTGAGGGAAAGAAAGAACCAATTTTCTCAATTTATGGGCTTAAAATCTGGCCTTGATCGACTAAAGGAGGCTTTGCATGAGATCAATAGCTTACTTGTGGATGCTTTCTCTAGGGATTTGGATGCTTTTTATAATCTGGAAGCTGCTATTGAGTCCTGTACTAAAGCTAATGATCCTATCGGGGTCAATTGTTCTCCTTCCACTGTGTCTGGTGCCTTTAAGAAGGACAAG gggAGTTTTTTTGCTCTGGATTCCTGGTTGAACTCCTACACTAATGCTGCTGAGGATGAAAATGTTGCAACGGAAATACACAGTCTAATTGTGCATCAACTAGAAGAATCGATGAAGGAAATTGGGGATCTGAAAGAAATGATAGATGGCCATTCTGTGTCATTCCATAAACAATCCGATTCTCTATCTAAAGTACTGGGGGAGCTTTATCAAGAAGTTAATTCACAGAAAGAGTTGGTCGAAGCATTAGAGTCGAAGGTGCAACAGTGTGAATCAGTTGCAAAAgataaagaaaaggaaggtgATATCCTATGTAGAAGCGTTGCAGTGCTTCTTGAAGCATGCACATCTACAATTAAGGAagttgaagaaagaaaaggggaaCTAATGGGAAATGATTTGACTAGTGAAAATTTGGGAGTGAATATTATCTCCACAGCACCTGGTCAACTTTCACGCTCAGGAAGAATTCATTTACTCTCTGAGGAATATGTCCAGACGATTGCTGACAGGTTGCTGTTAACAGTAAGGAAGTTTATAGGTCTGAAAGCTGAAATGTTTGATGGTAGTGTAAAGGAAATGAAGATTGCAATGTCAAATTTGCAGAAAGAGCTTCAGGAAAAGGACATTCAGAAGGAAAGGATTTGCATGGATCTTGTTGGTCAAATCAAGGAAGCAGAAGGAATCACAACTAGATATTCCCTTGATCTCCAAGCTTCAAAAGATAAGGTTCGTGAGCTGGAGAAAGTAATGGAACAAATGGACAATGAAAGGAAGGTCCTCGAGCAGAGATTAAGGGAGTTGCAAGATGGTTTGTCCATCTCAGATGAGTTACGGGAGAGGGTCAGATCACTCACAGATTTGCTCGCAGCAAAGGACCAAG AAATTGAAGCTTTAATGCATGCACTTGATGAGGAAGAGGTACAGATGGAAGGTCTGACCAATAAGATTGAGGAGCTGGAAAAAGTTTTGAAGGAAAAGAATCATGAACTTGAGAGCGTTGAAACTTCTCGGGGGAAGCTCACAAAAAAGCTCTCAATCACTGTGACAAAATTTGATGAGCTTCATCATCTCTCTGAAAGTCTCTTAACTGAGGTTGAAAAACTTCAAGCACAGTTGCAAGATCGGGATGCTGAAATCTCCTTTTTGAGACAAGAGGTAACAAGATGTACAAATGATGCTCTTGTTGCAACTCAAACAAGCAACAGAAGTACAGAGGATATCAATGAGGTCATAACATGGTTTGACATGGTGGGAGCTCGGGCGGGGCTGTCTCGTATAGGTCACAGGGACCAAGAAAACGAAGTTCATGAACGCAAGGAATTGCTCAAGAAGAAGATAACATCAATCTTAAAAGAAATTGAGGATCTTCAAGCAGCATCTCAGAGGAAGGACGAATTGTTGCTGGTTGAAAAGAACAAGGTGGAAGAACTGAAACGCAAGAAATTGCAACTGAACTCGCTTGAAGATGTTGGAGATGATAATAAAGCAAGCAGTGTTGCCCCTGAAATCTTTGAATCTGAACCATTG ATTAACACTTGGGCTGCAAGCAGTACTTCTGTTACACCTCAAGTTCGTAGCTTGCGCAAAGGCAATACCGATCAAGTTGCAATTGCCATAGACGTGGATCCTGCTAGCAGTAGTAATAGATTAGAGGATGAAGATGACGATAAAG TGCATGGTTTCAAGTCATTAGCTTCATCAAGACTTGTTCCAAAATTTTCAAGACGTGCAACAGACATGATTGATGGTCTTTG GGTATCTTGTGATCGGGCGCTGATGCGGCAACCTGTATTACGACTGGGGATTATATTCTATTGGGCCATATTACATGCACTTGTTGCCACATTTGTAGTTTGA